One segment of Babylonia areolata isolate BAREFJ2019XMU chromosome 24, ASM4173473v1, whole genome shotgun sequence DNA contains the following:
- the LOC143298643 gene encoding uncharacterized protein LOC143298643 — protein MSVITPPRTTVSLTPSPVINSDSGSDSDHSSGNHKVTARRRLQRMVGQAVQLQQVNTQRLKDLAVDQLQTRQRRLTVMRSARRRKWGGAPQVTPHKMADLVLAVTDKPIIKFRRRARAVMRLIQVCHVCKDLLSSRVRQEPWYALIDNLMASTAPPKRKAPRPFVTFVPNDKRQLVQLKFDVADFKRERRSEEYLQEHASAELFNQ, from the exons ATGTCAGTGATCACCCCGCCCCGCACCACCGTCAGTCTGACGCCTTCCCCGGTCATCAACAGTGACAGTGGCTCGGACTCCGACCACTCCTCTGGCAATCacaag GTGACGGCCAGGCGCCGCCTGCAGAGGATGGTGGGGCAGGCGGTGCAGCTGCAGCAGGTGAACACCCAGAGGCTGAAGGACCTGGCCGTGGACCAGCTGCAGACCAGGCAGCGACGTCTGACCGTCATGAGGTCCGCCCGCaggaggaagtggggaggggcCCCTCAAGTCACGCCCCACAAGATGGCGGACCTCGTCCTGGCTGTCACTGACaag CCCATCATCAAGTTTCGACGAAGAGCACGTGCTGTGATGCGGCTGATCCAAGTGTGCCACGTGTGCAAGGa CCTCCTGTCCAGCCGAGTGCGGCAGGAGCCGTGGTACGCGTTGATTGACAACCTGATGGCCAGCACGGCCCCGCCCAAACGCAAGGCGCCCCGCCCCTTCGTCACCTTCGTACCCAATGACAAGCGGCAGCTCGTGCAGCTCAAGTTTGATGTCGCCGACTTCAAGCGGGAGCGTCGGAGTGAG GAATACCTTCAGGAACATGCGTCCGCTGAACtctttaaccagtag